From a single Tachyglossus aculeatus isolate mTacAcu1 unplaced genomic scaffold, mTacAcu1.pri scaffold_116_arrow_ctg1, whole genome shotgun sequence genomic region:
- the LOC119922642 gene encoding putative vomeronasal receptor-like protein 4: protein MDLVIVHLVLIHTLMLLTRVVTVSASTQHLRLLQTDVGCQTFAAVYWVTRGLSISTTGFMSTVQVVIISPSSSLWAQLKARVQKTIFTIFILLWLLNSIVDINLLFDTIASPSVISREPRFSDDYCSIKPISSLVGLFLFFMSLCDLLSVGIMGSSSGYMVFLLF, encoded by the coding sequence ATGGACCTGGTCATCGTCCACCTGGTCCTGATCCACACCCTAATGCTCCTTACCAGAGTGGTCACTGTGTCAGCATCAACTCAGCATCTACGGCTCCTGCAGACGGATGTCGGATGTCAGACGTTCGCCGCTGTGTACTGGGTGACCAGAGGCCTCTCCATCAGCACCACCGGCTTCATGAGTACAGTCCAGGTCGTGATCATCAGTCCCAGTTCCTCTCTCTGGGCCCAGCTCAAAGCCCGGGTACAAAAGACAATTTTCACAATCTTTATCCTACTGTGGCTTCTCAACTCGATCGTGGACATCAACCTCCTGTTCGACACCATTGCATCTCCCAGCGTGATCAGCCGCGAGCCCAGATTCAGTGATGACTACTGTTCTATCAAGCCCATCAGCAGCCTTGTAGGGCTGTTCCTCTTCTTTATGTCACTCTGCGACCTACTCTCCGTGGGAATCATGGGAAGCTCCAGTGGCTACAtggtcttcctcctcttctga